From the Streptococcus oralis ATCC 35037 genome, one window contains:
- a CDS encoding sugar transferase has translation MEEKGLKITLATIQSFLVILLAYLLSFVKETEIVNTSVIILFILHFFIFYISDYGHDFFKRGYLAEFINTAKYIVFFALAISISNFFLEDRFSISRRGMIYFLTIHSILLYLLNLCIKRYRKRIFPNLKGSKKIFLITATSRVEKVIDRLIESGEIFWNLVAVSVLDQPDFQHQTLTVVPAENILDFATHEVVDEVFINLPSEEYDIGEFISLFETMGIDVTVNLNAFNNYLGSDKKIRGMAGLNVITFSTKFYKTSHVIAKRFIDIVGSIVGLIICGLVSIVLVPMIRQDGGPAIFSQTRIGKNGRHFTFYKFRSMCVNAEQRKQELLAQNTMQGGMFKVDDDPRITPIGRFIRKTSLDELPQFWNVLMGDMSLVGTRPPTVDEYEKYTPEQKRRLSFKPGITGLWQVSGRSEIKDFNEVVKLDVAYIDDWTIWKDIEILLKTVKVVFMRDGAK, from the coding sequence ATGGAAGAAAAGGGATTGAAGATTACTTTGGCGACAATCCAGAGTTTTCTTGTCATTTTATTAGCTTATTTACTTAGTTTTGTTAAGGAAACAGAGATTGTAAATACTTCTGTTATTATCTTGTTCATTCTTCATTTTTTTATTTTTTATATCAGTGATTATGGGCATGATTTTTTTAAAAGGGGTTATTTAGCAGAGTTTATCAACACTGCAAAGTACATTGTGTTCTTTGCTTTAGCTATCAGTATTTCGAATTTTTTCTTAGAAGATCGTTTTAGTATCTCTAGACGAGGGATGATTTATTTTTTGACAATACACTCTATTCTGTTGTATTTGTTGAATCTGTGCATTAAACGCTATAGAAAACGCATCTTTCCAAATCTCAAGGGGAGTAAGAAGATATTCTTGATAACAGCGACCTCTAGGGTTGAAAAAGTCATCGATAGGCTGATAGAGTCGGGAGAAATTTTTTGGAATTTGGTGGCGGTCAGTGTTTTAGACCAGCCTGATTTTCAGCATCAAACCTTAACCGTTGTACCTGCTGAGAACATCTTAGACTTTGCTACTCATGAAGTTGTCGATGAGGTCTTTATCAATCTACCAAGTGAAGAGTACGACATCGGGGAGTTTATCTCACTTTTTGAGACAATGGGAATTGATGTTACAGTTAATCTGAATGCTTTTAATAACTATCTAGGTAGTGATAAAAAGATTCGTGGGATGGCAGGGCTGAATGTTATCACGTTTTCTACAAAATTTTATAAGACCAGTCATGTCATTGCCAAACGTTTCATTGATATTGTCGGTTCGATTGTCGGATTGATTATTTGTGGTTTGGTGAGCATTGTTTTGGTTCCGATGATTCGACAAGATGGTGGGCCAGCGATTTTTTCTCAAACGCGTATTGGAAAAAATGGTCGACATTTCACTTTCTATAAATTTAGATCTATGTGCGTGAATGCTGAGCAGCGGAAACAAGAACTTTTGGCGCAAAATACTATGCAGGGGGGCATGTTTAAGGTCGATGATGATCCTCGTATCACTCCAATTGGTCGCTTTATTCGTAAGACCAGCCTAGATGAGTTACCGCAGTTTTGGAATGTTTTAATGGGAGATATGAGTCTGGTCGGAACCCGTCCCCCAACAGTGGATGAGTATGAAAAATATACACCTGAGCAAAAACGTCGATTGAGTTTTAAACCTGGGATAACAGGCTTGTGGCAAGTCAGCGGGCGAAGTGAGATCAAGGATTTCAATGAAGTTGTTAAATTAGATGTGGCCTATATTGATGATTGGACTATTTGGAAAGATATTGAAATATTGTTAAAGACCGTTAAAGTTGTATTTATGAGAGATGGGGCGAAGTAA
- a CDS encoding tyrosine-protein kinase, whose translation MPTLEIAQKKLDLARKAEEYYNALRTNIQLSGNNLKVIAITSVKPGEGKSTTSTNIAWAFARAGYKTLLIDADIRNSVMSGVFKSREKITGLTEFLSGTTDLSQGLCETNVENLFVIQAGSVSPNPTALLQSENFATMIDTLRKYFDYIVVDTAPIGVVIDAAIITQKCDASVLVTAAGETNRRDVQKAKEQLEQTGKPFLGIVLNKLNTSVEKYGSYGAYGNYGNYGKK comes from the coding sequence ATGCCAACGTTAGAAATTGCACAAAAAAAATTAGATTTGGCAAGAAAAGCAGAAGAATACTACAATGCCCTTCGCACCAATATTCAATTGAGTGGGAATAACTTGAAAGTGATTGCGATCACGTCTGTAAAACCGGGTGAAGGGAAGTCAACTACTTCTACCAATATTGCTTGGGCTTTCGCGCGTGCGGGCTATAAGACGCTGTTGATTGATGCGGATATCCGTAATTCAGTCATGTCAGGTGTCTTTAAATCACGGGAAAAGATTACAGGCCTAACAGAGTTCTTGTCAGGCACAACAGACCTATCACAAGGTTTATGTGAAACCAATGTTGAAAATTTGTTTGTCATTCAAGCGGGTTCTGTATCACCAAACCCAACAGCTTTGTTACAAAGTGAAAATTTTGCGACCATGATTGACACCTTACGTAAGTACTTTGACTACATCGTTGTAGATACTGCTCCGATTGGAGTTGTTATCGATGCGGCGATTATCACGCAGAAGTGTGACGCTTCTGTTTTAGTAACTGCTGCTGGTGAAACAAATCGTCGTGATGTCCAAAAAGCTAAAGAACAACTCGAACAAACAGGCAAACCATTCTTAGGAATTGTGCTTAATAAACTCAATACTTCAGTTGAAAAATATGGCTCCTATGGAGCATATGGAAACTATGGGAATTATGGCAAAAAATAA
- the cps4B gene encoding capsular polysaccharide biosynthesis protein Cps4B: MIDIHSHIVFDVDDGPKSIEDSKKLLREAYSQGVRTIVSTSHRRKGMFETPEEKIATNFLKVREMAKEVADDLIIAYGAEIYYTPDVVEKLEKKLIPTLNDSRYALIEFSMNTAYRDIHKGLSNILMLGITPVIAHIERYDALENNENRVRELIDMGCYTQINSSHVLKPKLFGETYKFMKKRAQYFLERDLVHVIASDMHNLDHRPPHMEEAYDIIAKKYSEDKAKELFKDNPRKIIMDQLI, from the coding sequence ATGATAGATATCCATTCGCACATCGTTTTCGATGTGGATGATGGTCCAAAGTCAATAGAGGACAGTAAAAAACTACTTAGAGAGGCCTATAGTCAAGGAGTGAGGACAATTGTTTCCACTTCGCATAGACGAAAAGGGATGTTCGAAACTCCTGAAGAAAAAATCGCAACTAACTTTTTGAAGGTGCGAGAAATGGCTAAGGAAGTTGCGGATGACTTAATCATTGCCTATGGGGCAGAAATCTACTATACGCCAGATGTTGTTGAGAAGTTGGAAAAGAAATTAATCCCAACCCTCAACGATAGTCGCTATGCTTTGATTGAGTTTAGTATGAATACAGCTTATCGGGATATACATAAGGGGCTGAGTAATATTCTAATGTTAGGCATTACACCCGTCATTGCCCACATTGAACGTTACGATGCTTTAGAAAACAATGAAAATCGCGTGCGAGAGCTGATTGATATGGGATGTTATACTCAAATTAATAGTTCTCATGTTTTGAAACCAAAACTCTTCGGAGAAACTTATAAATTTATGAAAAAGAGAGCCCAGTATTTCTTGGAACGAGATCTGGTTCACGTGATAGCAAGTGATATGCACAACTTGGATCACAGACCTCCTCATATGGAGGAAGCCTATGATATCATTGCCAAAAAATACAGTGAAGATAAGGCTAAGGAACTTTTTAAGGATAATCCCCGAAAAATAATAATGGATCAATTGATTTAG
- the cpsC gene encoding capsular polysaccharide biosynthesis protein CpsC, whose amino-acid sequence MKEQNMMEIDVFHLLKILWKRKLLIALVAFVTGIVAFAYSSFIVKPEFTSTTRIYVVNRNQGDKPGLTNQDLQAGSYLVKDYREIILSQDVLEKVATDLKLELPPKGLASKIKVTVPVDTRIVSISVTDRAPEEASRIANSLREVAAQKIISVTRVSDVTTLEEARPATSPSSPNIRRNTMVGFLAGAVVMVVTVLLVELLDTRVKRPEDIEDVMQIALLGVVPNLDKLK is encoded by the coding sequence ATGAAAGAACAAAATATGATGGAAATCGATGTATTTCACTTACTTAAAATCCTTTGGAAGCGAAAATTGTTAATTGCTTTGGTAGCATTCGTGACAGGGATAGTAGCATTTGCCTACAGTAGTTTTATTGTGAAGCCGGAGTTTACGAGTACGACCAGAATTTATGTGGTCAATCGTAATCAGGGAGATAAGCCTGGCTTGACTAACCAAGATTTGCAAGCAGGATCTTACTTGGTAAAAGACTATCGCGAAATCATTCTCTCGCAAGACGTTTTAGAGAAGGTTGCGACTGATTTGAAACTAGAACTCCCTCCAAAAGGTCTAGCTAGTAAAATCAAGGTAACAGTTCCAGTGGATACGCGTATTGTATCGATTTCTGTTACAGACCGTGCACCTGAGGAAGCTAGCCGTATCGCCAACTCTTTGAGAGAGGTTGCGGCTCAAAAGATCATCAGCGTCACTCGCGTTTCGGATGTGACAACACTTGAAGAAGCACGCCCTGCAACATCGCCATCTTCACCAAATATTCGTCGCAATACCATGGTTGGATTCCTTGCGGGGGCGGTTGTGATGGTTGTCACAGTTCTCCTTGTTGAGCTCTTGGATACACGAGTGAAACGTCCAGAAGATATTGAGGACGTGATGCAAATTGCACTATTGGGAGTAGTTCCAAATTTGGATAAATTGAAATAG
- a CDS encoding peptide ABC transporter substrate-binding protein codes for MIEMKKRLIGTGLVLATGILLSACGQSNTDTSTYSSTFSANPTTFNYLLDYYADNTAVITNLVDGLLENDSYGNLVPALAEDWSVSSDGLTYTYKLRKDAKWYTADGEEYASVKAQDFVTGIKYAADNKGQAMDLIQNSIKGLNDYVTGVTNDFSTVGVKALDDYTVEYTLTRPEPYWNSKTTNSILFPVNEEFLKSKDKDFGTLTPDSILYNGPYLLKDFTSKSSIEYVKNPHYYDHDKVTIEKVKLAYFDGSDQEMTIRNFESGAYSIAGVYPNSSNYAKTKEKYQDNIVYSLQDKTSWYFNFNVNRKTYNHTAKTTDEQKKSAQTAILNKNFRQAINFGIDRTAYSAQSNGEEAASKTLRNTLVPPTFVQVGDKTFGEVTASKLVNYGTEWSGINLADAQDAYFNKEKAQAKFAEAKKELEAQGVTFPIHLDVPVDQTNKNAVSGMNSVKQTLETVLGSDNIVIDVQQLSTDDFGNVAFLAPNPAARDYDLNFDGWVGDYQDPSTYLDPFNAETGFYLKIFGLDAKEDQELIKSLGLDIYTKLLKEADAENKDVTKRYEKYAEAQAWMIDNSLVMSAMSNGGTASVTKVTPFTRAYSLVGIKGDGNNYKYMRLQKDPVTKKQFDEAKAKWEEESKKAIEKSQKEFENHVK; via the coding sequence ATGATCGAAATGAAAAAAAGACTGATTGGGACAGGTCTTGTCTTAGCGACCGGGATTTTGCTTTCGGCATGTGGACAGTCCAACACAGATACTAGCACTTATTCATCAACATTTAGTGCGAATCCAACAACTTTTAACTATCTCCTAGATTATTATGCAGATAACACTGCCGTTATTACCAATCTTGTAGATGGTTTGTTAGAAAATGACAGCTATGGGAACCTCGTACCTGCTCTTGCAGAGGATTGGTCTGTTTCATCAGATGGTTTGACCTATACCTACAAGCTTAGAAAAGATGCCAAGTGGTATACGGCTGATGGTGAGGAATACGCTTCAGTCAAAGCTCAGGATTTTGTCACTGGGATCAAATATGCCGCGGACAATAAGGGGCAAGCCATGGATCTGATCCAAAATTCAATCAAGGGATTGAATGACTATGTGACGGGTGTGACCAATGACTTTTCAACTGTCGGTGTCAAAGCCTTGGATGATTACACAGTCGAGTACACTTTGACTCGACCAGAACCGTATTGGAATTCAAAGACAACCAATAGTATTCTTTTCCCAGTCAACGAAGAGTTCTTGAAATCAAAGGATAAAGATTTTGGTACCTTGACACCAGACAGTATCCTTTATAACGGTCCCTATCTGTTAAAAGATTTCACATCAAAATCTTCGATCGAATATGTGAAGAATCCACACTATTATGACCATGATAAAGTAACCATTGAAAAAGTTAAGTTAGCTTACTTTGATGGATCAGATCAGGAGATGACCATTCGAAACTTTGAAAGTGGTGCTTACTCGATTGCAGGAGTCTATCCAAATAGTTCGAACTATGCTAAGACAAAAGAAAAATACCAAGACAATATCGTCTATAGTTTACAAGACAAGACTTCTTGGTACTTCAACTTTAACGTCAACCGCAAAACCTATAATCATACCGCTAAAACAACGGATGAACAAAAGAAATCAGCTCAAACAGCTATCTTAAATAAAAATTTCCGTCAAGCTATCAACTTTGGTATTGATCGAACAGCCTACTCTGCTCAATCTAACGGTGAAGAAGCAGCGAGCAAAACCCTTCGTAATACTCTAGTTCCTCCAACATTTGTCCAGGTGGGAGATAAGACCTTTGGAGAAGTAACAGCTTCTAAGCTTGTGAACTACGGAACTGAGTGGTCAGGTATCAATTTGGCAGATGCTCAAGATGCCTACTTTAACAAGGAAAAGGCCCAAGCAAAATTTGCGGAAGCTAAAAAGGAATTGGAAGCCCAAGGCGTGACTTTCCCAATCCATTTGGATGTCCCTGTTGATCAGACGAATAAAAATGCGGTCTCTGGTATGAACTCGGTCAAACAAACCCTTGAAACAGTACTAGGTTCTGACAATATCGTCATTGATGTTCAACAGCTTTCTACAGATGACTTTGGAAATGTTGCCTTCCTAGCACCAAATCCAGCAGCTCGTGACTACGACCTAAACTTTGATGGTTGGGTTGGTGATTACCAGGATCCATCAACTTATCTAGATCCCTTCAATGCTGAAACTGGCTTCTATCTCAAGATTTTTGGTCTTGATGCCAAGGAAGACCAAGAGCTCATTAAGAGTTTGGGGCTCGATATCTATACGAAACTTCTAAAAGAAGCAGATGCTGAGAATAAAGATGTCACTAAGCGTTATGAAAAATACGCTGAAGCTCAAGCTTGGATGATTGACAATTCTCTAGTTATGTCTGCTATGTCAAATGGTGGTACAGCCTCTGTAACCAAAGTAACTCCGTTTACACGTGCCTACTCCCTAGTGGGAATCAAGGGTGACGGAAATAATTATAAGTACATGAGATTACAAAAAGACCCTGTTACCAAGAAACAATTTGATGAAGCCAAGGCTAAGTGGGAAGAAGAAAGTAAAAAAGCTATCGAAAAGAGCCAAAAAGAGTTTGAAAACCACGTAAAATAA
- a CDS encoding LCP family protein yields MSRRSKRARLGNVKRNINIVLATIYLLLSGFLLFLIFKHNILAFRYLNILTAVLIFISAVIAILLIVYKKAEKFTVFFLTLAIVVSSVSLYALQQFVGFTNHINATSNYSEYSMSVVVLKDSEINNVTQLDSVTGPTETDNDNIQKLVADIKTTQSKDLTVEQSTSYLAAYKSLLSGETKAIVLNSVFENIIEAEYPDYASKIKKIYTKQLTKDVAAPKVSKNKAFNIYVSGIDTYGPISSVSRSDVNILMTVNRDTKKILLTTTPRDSYVPIADGGNNQKDKLTHAGIYGVDSSIHTLEKLYGVDINYYVRLNFTSFLKLIDLLGGVDVYNDQDFTSLHGKYHFPVGNVHLDSEQALGFVRERYSLADGDRDRGRNQQKVIVAVIQKLTSTEALKNYDNIIQGLQDSLQTNMPLETMMDLVNTQLESGGNYKVNSQDLKGTGRTDLPSYAMPDSNLYMMEIDESSLAAAKAAINDVMEGK; encoded by the coding sequence ATGAGTAGACGTTCAAAGAGAGCTCGTTTAGGGAATGTGAAACGAAATATTAATATAGTTTTGGCAACCATTTATTTATTATTGAGTGGTTTTTTGCTGTTCTTAATTTTTAAACATAATATCTTAGCTTTTCGGTACCTCAATATCCTTACGGCGGTTCTTATTTTTATTTCTGCTGTAATTGCAATCCTTCTGATAGTGTATAAAAAAGCCGAGAAGTTTACGGTTTTCTTTTTGACACTTGCTATCGTAGTTAGCTCCGTTTCTCTCTATGCTTTGCAACAGTTTGTCGGTTTTACCAATCATATCAATGCGACCTCAAACTACTCAGAGTATTCGATGAGTGTGGTCGTTTTGAAAGATAGTGAAATCAATAATGTGACCCAGTTGGATAGTGTAACAGGTCCGACTGAAACAGATAATGATAATATCCAAAAGTTGGTGGCGGATATTAAGACGACACAGAGTAAAGACTTGACAGTTGAACAGAGTACTTCTTATCTAGCAGCTTATAAGAGTCTGCTTTCTGGCGAAACGAAAGCAATTGTCTTAAATAGTGTTTTTGAAAATATCATTGAAGCAGAGTATCCAGATTATGCTTCAAAAATCAAAAAAATCTATACAAAACAATTAACTAAGGATGTAGCGGCACCAAAGGTATCAAAGAATAAAGCTTTCAATATTTATGTGAGTGGTATTGATACCTATGGTCCGATTAGTTCCGTTTCGCGTTCAGATGTAAACATTTTGATGACTGTGAACCGAGATACCAAGAAAATCCTTCTGACTACAACGCCTCGAGATTCCTATGTTCCGATAGCGGATGGGGGAAATAATCAAAAGGATAAATTGACCCACGCTGGGATTTATGGAGTGGACTCGTCGATTCATACCTTGGAAAAACTCTATGGGGTGGATATTAACTATTATGTGCGCTTGAACTTTACCTCTTTCTTGAAGTTGATTGACCTTTTAGGTGGCGTTGATGTCTATAATGATCAGGATTTCACTTCTTTGCATGGCAAGTACCATTTCCCTGTTGGGAATGTCCATCTAGACTCTGAGCAGGCTCTTGGTTTTGTCCGTGAGCGCTACTCTCTAGCAGATGGAGATCGTGACCGTGGTCGGAACCAACAAAAGGTTATTGTAGCTGTTATTCAGAAGTTGACATCAACCGAAGCTTTGAAGAACTATGACAATATCATCCAAGGATTGCAAGATTCTCTTCAGACCAATATGCCTTTGGAAACCATGATGGATCTAGTCAATACTCAATTGGAGAGTGGCGGTAACTACAAAGTCAACTCTCAAGACTTGAAGGGGACAGGACGCACGGATCTTCCTTCATACGCTATGCCAGATAGTAACCTCTACATGATGGAAATCGATGAAAGTAGCTTGGCTGCCGCCAAAGCTGCTATCAATGATGTGATGGAGGGCAAGTAG
- the cps2T gene encoding beta 1-4 rhamnosyltransferase Cps2T: MKQSVYIIGSKGIPAKYGGFETFVEKLTEYQKDSNIQYYVACMRENSAKSGITDDQFEHNGAICFNIDVPNIGPARAIAYDIAAVNKAIELARENKDEAPIFYILACRIGPFISGLKKKIRAIGGRLLVNPDGHEWLRAKWSLPVRKYWKFSEQLMVKHADLLVCDSKNIEKYIQEDYKQYQPKTTYIAYGTDTAPSNLKAEDTKVRNWYQEKGVSENGYYLVVGRFVPENNYETMIREFIKSKSKKDFVLITNVEQNKFYDQLLQDTGFDKDPRVKFVGTVYDQELLKYIREHAFAYFHGHEVGGTNPSLLEALASTKLNLLLDVGFNREVGEDGAIYWKKDELARIIEETEGFNQAAIADLDFKSSQRILSAFTWEKIVSDYEEVFKG; this comes from the coding sequence ATGAAACAGTCAGTTTATATTATTGGTTCAAAGGGGATTCCTGCTAAGTATGGAGGATTTGAAACCTTTGTTGAAAAATTAACCGAATATCAAAAAGACAGCAACATACAATACTATGTTGCTTGTATGCGTGAAAATTCAGCTAAATCTGGCATTACGGATGACCAGTTTGAGCACAATGGGGCCATTTGTTTCAACATTGATGTGCCTAATATTGGTCCGGCTCGTGCTATCGCTTACGATATTGCAGCAGTCAATAAGGCTATTGAATTGGCTAGGGAAAACAAGGACGAGGCTCCTATTTTTTACATTCTAGCTTGTCGAATTGGACCGTTTATTTCTGGCCTTAAGAAAAAGATTCGTGCGATTGGTGGTCGGTTGCTGGTAAATCCAGATGGTCATGAATGGCTACGAGCAAAATGGAGCCTGCCAGTTCGTAAGTACTGGAAATTCTCAGAGCAACTCATGGTCAAGCATGCTGATTTATTGGTATGTGATAGCAAAAATATCGAAAAATATATCCAAGAGGATTATAAGCAGTATCAACCAAAGACCACTTATATTGCCTATGGGACAGACACTGCTCCTTCAAACCTGAAGGCAGAAGATACCAAGGTTCGGAACTGGTATCAGGAAAAAGGTGTTAGCGAAAATGGCTATTATCTAGTGGTGGGACGATTCGTTCCTGAAAACAACTACGAAACCATGATTCGTGAATTTATCAAGTCCAAATCTAAGAAGGACTTTGTCCTTATCACAAATGTGGAGCAGAATAAATTTTACGATCAGTTATTACAGGATACTGGTTTTGACAAAGATCCTAGGGTTAAATTTGTCGGTACGGTCTATGACCAAGAGTTGCTCAAGTATATTCGTGAGCATGCCTTTGCCTATTTCCATGGACATGAGGTTGGAGGAACCAACCCTTCTCTACTGGAAGCTCTAGCATCTACAAAACTGAATTTGTTGCTAGATGTTGGCTTTAACCGTGAGGTTGGTGAAGACGGGGCCATTTATTGGAAAAAAGATGAGTTGGCACGCATCATTGAGGAAACAGAAGGATTTAATCAGGCAGCAATAGCTGACTTGGATTTCAAGTCAAGCCAAAGAATCCTCTCAGCTTTCACATGGGAAAAGATTGTGTCAGATTATGAAGAAGTGTTTAAAGGGTAA
- a CDS encoding peptide ABC transporter substrate-binding protein: MKSKKWLLGAGAVLSAALLLTACGQSEKRADAPKTFSYVYAMDPSSLDYSVTSKSSTSDVIANVVDGLLENDKYGNLIPSLAEDWSVSKDGLTYTYKLRKGVKWYTSDGEEYAEVKAKDFVTGLKHAADGKSDGLSLIQDSIKGLAEYISGESNDFSTVGVKAVDDYTVEYTLNKPESFWNSKVTTATMLPVNEEFLNSKGSDYGAPTPSGILYNGPYFLKSLTSKSVIEYEKNPNYWDKDNVKIDNIKLTFYDGSDQESLIRSFTQGAYTTARLFPTSSNFESTKQEYGDKIVYSPQEATSYYLTVNVNRQSYNKTAKTDEAQKTSTKEALLNKNFRQALNFALDRHSYTAQLNGEEGANKIIRNSLVPHDYVQVGEKTFGELAQAELVSYGDQWKDVALTDGKDTIYSPEKAKVAFAKAKEELQAKGVTFPIHLDIPVEQTDVIAVQQTNSLKQSIESSLGTENVIVDVLQMTDNEKISITSQAKVPSQKDYDLNGTGWGPDYQDPATYLNILDAKKGSALKHLGINRGKDPEVMAQVGLDEYKKLLDDAAAETSDLNKRYEKYAKAQAWVSDSSLLIPVASSGGSPTVSRTVPFTKAYSQVGIKGDPFVFKGLELQNDVVTAKEYEEAFKKWQQEKIETNAKYQKELEKHVK; this comes from the coding sequence ATGAAATCGAAAAAGTGGCTCTTAGGAGCAGGTGCTGTTTTGAGTGCAGCCCTACTGTTAACTGCTTGTGGGCAAAGTGAAAAGAGAGCGGATGCTCCCAAGACATTCTCTTATGTCTACGCTATGGATCCATCTTCTTTGGACTATAGTGTGACTAGCAAGAGCTCAACCTCTGACGTTATAGCAAACGTTGTTGATGGTCTTTTGGAAAATGATAAGTATGGGAACTTAATTCCATCACTTGCAGAAGACTGGTCTGTTTCAAAGGATGGTTTGACTTACACCTACAAACTTCGTAAGGGTGTAAAATGGTATACTTCTGATGGAGAAGAATACGCTGAAGTTAAAGCTAAAGACTTTGTTACTGGGCTTAAACATGCCGCTGACGGAAAATCAGATGGTCTTTCTTTGATTCAGGATTCTATCAAAGGTTTGGCAGAGTATATTAGTGGTGAGAGCAATGATTTCTCTACCGTAGGAGTTAAGGCTGTTGATGATTATACGGTAGAATACACGCTCAACAAACCAGAAAGTTTCTGGAACTCTAAGGTCACAACGGCAACCATGCTTCCGGTTAATGAAGAATTTTTGAATTCTAAAGGGAGCGACTACGGTGCACCAACTCCATCGGGTATCCTATATAATGGTCCTTATTTCTTGAAATCATTGACTTCAAAATCAGTCATTGAATATGAAAAGAATCCAAACTACTGGGATAAGGACAATGTTAAGATTGACAATATTAAACTAACTTTCTACGATGGATCAGACCAAGAATCTTTGATTCGTAGCTTTACACAAGGAGCTTATACAACAGCCCGTCTCTTCCCAACAAGCTCAAACTTTGAGTCGACTAAACAAGAGTACGGCGATAAGATTGTTTACAGTCCACAAGAAGCGACAAGCTACTACCTCACTGTTAACGTAAACCGCCAATCTTACAATAAAACAGCCAAAACAGACGAAGCTCAAAAAACATCAACGAAAGAAGCTCTTCTCAACAAGAACTTCCGTCAGGCGCTGAACTTTGCTCTTGACCGTCATTCTTATACTGCTCAGTTGAATGGTGAAGAAGGTGCGAACAAGATTATCCGTAACAGCCTAGTGCCTCATGACTACGTTCAAGTGGGTGAAAAAACCTTTGGAGAGTTGGCGCAGGCAGAGCTCGTTTCATATGGAGACCAGTGGAAAGATGTAGCCCTTACAGATGGCAAGGATACGATTTACAGTCCTGAAAAAGCTAAGGTAGCCTTTGCTAAAGCAAAGGAAGAATTGCAAGCCAAGGGTGTTACCTTCCCAATCCATTTGGATATCCCGGTTGAACAAACAGATGTAATCGCGGTTCAACAAACCAACTCACTCAAGCAGTCTATCGAATCATCACTTGGTACTGAAAATGTCATTGTTGATGTCCTTCAAATGACCGATAATGAGAAAATAAGCATCACGTCTCAAGCCAAGGTTCCATCCCAAAAAGACTATGACTTGAACGGAACTGGTTGGGGACCAGACTATCAAGACCCAGCTACCTATCTCAACATTCTTGATGCTAAGAAGGGTTCTGCCCTTAAACACTTGGGGATCAATCGCGGAAAAGATCCAGAAGTGATGGCTCAAGTTGGACTGGACGAATACAAGAAACTCTTGGATGATGCTGCAGCTGAAACTAGCGACCTTAATAAGCGTTATGAAAAATACGCTAAAGCTCAAGCTTGGGTATCGGATAGTTCACTTTTAATCCCAGTTGCTTCTTCAGGTGGTTCTCCAACGGTTAGCCGTACTGTACCATTCACAAAAGCTTACTCTCAAGTCGGGATCAAGGGAGACCCATTTGTGTTCAAAGGTTTGGAGTTGCAAAATGATGTTGTGACTGCAAAAGAATACGAAGAAGCCTTCAAGAAATGGCAACAAGAAAAAATCGAAACAAATGCCAAATACCAAAAAGAACTTGAAAAACACGTCAAGTAA